The genomic interval CTAAACCAAACAAAACATGCCAATAAggaatcaaaacaaaacaaatataaacaaaataCCTATAAAATGATGTCAATTATCTACAAACATAAACTAGAGGAAAACTAAAGGAGAACCATATGATGTCAATTACAGATGAAAGTTTAGAATACGCAACTTATTGATACGAATGAGAACTCTTATTTTACTCAATATCACATCACCTGCAAAATATCTCTTCACGTTGTATCCTCGCCTTGACGAGTTAAGAAAACCGCCATCTGATTATCTTCTATAAATTGatgctttaatttttaaaaatttgtgcATAACATAATTTTTTGAATCTCCACTATAATGTGTATATATAAGAAAGTAGATTTTTGCAcaaaatatgatataaatttactctaattaaatttgaaaaaattttgaagttaaatctcaaattctATGCTTTCAAATATAAAGTAACAATATTCATTAAGGTTAATATGTgataattttcatttaaaatattgtTAAGTTAGCATGTGAtaattttcattgcaaaaaataattgatttttccattataaaaaataAGTTTCCTCTAGCCTAGGTTTAATAGGGCCAAGTGGAATGTTGAGAAGCATTCTAATATTTAATGCATGGATTTGCACATGAATGttatatgtattatttttaatattataaataaataaataattaaagataTTATGtgtctatatatttttttaatattataaataaataaataattaaagataTCATGTGTCgaatgaatatatatgtatatatatatatatatatatatatatatatatatatatatatttgatgcaTTGAGAATTGTCACATTCATGTGCaaattcatgcattaaatattagaatgcttaaaaataatatatatatatatatatatatatatattttttttttgatatcaTAAGAGCTCCTACCACCAATGAGCTCTTTGGACCCTCTGGTGCGGCATCAAATCCGCAAAAGAGCGTCCTCCTCCCTCAGGTCTCGCTTGTTTAGGTAAATGCCGGATGTGGTCACAGTATTTATTTCAATCGGTTGGACTTTCAACCAACTCACTTCTCAGGACATATCACGAACACGTACCCTAAGATGCAATCGTATAAGTTACGTGCATCAACTAAGAATTGAACCCCCAATGCTCTTACTTGATTATCAACATCTTTTCCACCGTGACATGTCCTTGGGattaaaaatgataatatgtcaacaagacaagtgttaaagaattttaataaaaatattaaatatatgaatTGAGAAATTAATGTCTTAAAACAAAACCTTTTTCATCCCTAAAATTCATACAAGAaatctataaaataataaaaaattatttgaaaacttTTCctttgtaaatataaaaaaattagaaaaaattacaaaaaaatatttttgtaaagtttaaaattttaaaacataaaataaaacaattttcAACTTTACAGCCATGAACGATAAATTCCCCAATCGCCCAACAAGCGTATCGAAGATTGGCAGTGACAGTGCTTCTCCACAATCCTCTGCTTCCTAATTTCCATATCAGCCCCTCCGTCGTCTCTGCCTCCTCTGCTTATTTAAAGTTCAAATCTCATCGCATCGCCGCCTCTGCCTCTCCCTGCCGGAGCAAGAAATCGATTATGATGGGAGGACTTTCGGGAGCAATAATTCAAAATAGCAGGTTTATTGTCTGTTTCATTTCATTGATCGTTTGGGGTCTGTGCACGACGGCGAGCTCTGCAAAATTTTCAAACGGCAATAATGGGAGATGGAGAACAGAGAAAGGAGGAAATGGGTGCAATGTGTACGAAGGGACCTGGGTGCCGGACGCGTCCTACCCTCTCTACAACTCGTCGGCGTGTCCATACATTCGAATGGAGTTCAATTGCCAGAAGTACGGCCGCCCCGACCACGACTACCTCCATTACCGGTGGCAGCCCCTCCGCTGTGACTTGCCCAGGTACTCTCTTCTCCTCTCTCTGTTCTTCCTCTCTGTTTCTCTCCGGAAAACTCTCTGTTTCTCTCCGGAAAATAATTTTGTTTGTTTAGGTTTGAATTATTAActattttgaaataatatttgtAATTTTAGTCTTGCAGAACGTGGGTAGTTttcttttgggggggggggggggggggggcgcggtGTTGGGGGAATGTAAGAGAAATGCTTtgtaattttgttttattttatttttaattcggTATCTTGGGAAAATACATAGCAGGTGGTGTTCGGATTAAATTTAGGAACGAGTCTAACATGTTCATGCACTTAAGAGTATCTCCTGAAATCTTAACAATATTCCATATTTAATATCTCAAAACTTTATGCAGCATAATTTTTTTGATCGAAATGTAGGAACCATTGGTAATAATATTGTCAAATTCATGCTTGATTGGATCCTCTAAAAATGTTAGTATTGTGCTTTTGCTTACTTCTAAAAAACAAgagcattttatttatttattttagaattttcccacTTAGGAatcttccttttctttattttattgttgagttcgtgttttatattaatttagaaaaaaaaaatgaaacataaaGTAgcaattttctaattatttaaaaaaataaaaataaaaaattaaattaaattttacacAATTTTCAATTCTAATATCCTTTAAGCTCGTGATCCGAACATGTTTGGAATATGAAACATAGGCATTATATTTACTTTTgctttcaaaaaataattgtttGGGGCAACGTACTTTAATTTTACCTTTTAAAAGTTGAACACAATAAACCcacatataattaattattttaaaaaataaaaaacacttaTGCTAAAAACATGGGAttttattgaaaaagaaagaagaaagaaaagctCACATGCACATATGACATATTCTCAAATGTAACATTATTAGGGTTTTGTTTTCTTTGCACTTGATGATTGGTGCATAAATGCAGATTTGATGGGATAGAATTCTTGGAGAGGAACAGGGGGAAGCAGTTAATGTTTGTGGGTGACTCAGTGAGTATGAACCAGTGGCAATCACTGTTGTGCATGCTTCATGCGGCCGTCCCCCCCAACTCCAATGTCACCCTCCACACCAATGGCTCTATTTCCACTGCCACCTTCCAGGTACACTCCACCATCTCCCCCATACTATACCAtactatatactatatatatttgtatgtatgtataattcGAATATGTTAAAAGGATGCGGCATGTGACATTCCAAATCCATGTGTAAGGAGTTTGTACCATTTAactttatttatatacatatgaTCTTTGTAATGCGAGAAAACTAACATGCCTAACAACAATAGAGGAGCCATCTACGATTTATATTACACTATTTAGGGCTTCGATTTTTTTAGTGATTTAGTCAAATATCTTAAGGGTCTTGAATACTATTagtttgaaaagaaaaaaaaaaaaagaaaaaaaagacacCTCTTTGCTTATCACatcacaaaattttaatttacaaaaTATTGATACTATGCACTAATGTACAACAGAAGAGTTAAAGCCGTCACACATGAAGCTTGACCACTTGTAAGATATTAACATATTAGATTTATTAAGATATTTTTATTATGTGATAAATATTTAGCAATATGGATAAGGAAGAAATTGAAGCTGTCATTGAGAcccatttattaaaaaaatatatatatgaaatgcaaaTACAATTAAGTCTTACTTAGTAGACTAACTTATAGGGGGTCGATTTTTGACAATGAATGAAAGCTTGTTGTGTGGTAGCACGATGCATGTCAAGTcatataattatgaaaattaagttAAAGCACATGTGGATGGACATATGTTGTtcggaattaattaattaattaatcccaAGTTGAGCCCCCAATATTTATGCCTAATATTTGGTAATAAAAACTTAGAAGGTTTGGGGCCATATATGACAATTAAGCATATAAGCATTTTCATTGCTTGTAATTTCAACGAttacaaatatttatttattgttacaCATGTGGGCATACACATGGTCACCTAAATTTGTACTTGATTTTATTGAAGTAGACtcttatttataaattttaaatttgtgcAATGATGTTCTCTATGATTTCTATTAATTTTTTGTATGTAATTGAATTAAGGACGAAGATTGttaattcttatttatttgttaatAAAGAGATTTACTCATGCCAtcacccaaaagaaaaaaaaaagcattataTCAAATTGTTTAACAATATAAAATATCATATGGCAGGTCGACTTCTCGAAAACCATCTGTAATTTCAagaatttgaattaatttagaaaaattaaatgtgaTTAGATAGTTTAATTATGTCAGCCGTCAatttatttgtattaaaattttattgaggGTAAGTTTGGTCAactttttaaatgattttttaaaacaaaataaaatttacgTTCAATACCTTCGTAAATTgacattaaatttttttaatagttttaatcacatatttttaaaaaaattattttttaagatgTAGCATTTGAGATTGGAAAAAATatctaataaaaaataaattttaatcttcttttactttttcctttatttaaaaaaccCAATCTCTTTCCACAAGATaaatattatgtaaaaataatttGGAGAGATGAATGACCAAATTGTCCTGCGTTTAACTAGAAGAATGATAGGTGAGATAGGGTATAATTGtctttgaattattattattattttataaaaagagaGACGTGGACTGCATCTACATGTGTTTCTTTAGGAAAGTTTTAGTATAGAAAAAGGTAGAATATTCACGGGAGGAAGACAAAGATCACAATTGAATTGATGTGTGTAGAAAATACGAGTCATTGATTATGAATTAACATCCGTGATGGAACAGTACCTCTTTCCCAAACAGGGCCTAACGCCCTAAGCCATTTGTGTAGGTCATAGACTCACAGGTCACAAGCATTTTTACTTTTTCTCTTTTTCTACTCTTAGTGAGTCCTTTTCAAAAATTGACTACTACATAATGAGTCTTTTTAAATAAAGGATTTATAAAAGCTagagatttttcttttgaaaatataaaagcAAGTACATTACAGAGAATGAAGTATATATTATGTACAGATGCACAGGATGAGTGTAATAAGAGCAATGGTAAATAATACGGTCGTGACTATCACATACTCACGTGTCGGGAGATCATTGATTAAAGCAAGTGGAGTCCATGCTGTTACTACTGTTCATCTCTTGGCTTGTCtttcaatacatatatatatatatatatatatatataaaattaaatatgtatatattgaAACGATGGTGCTTGAAAATCTTTACACACTCAATTAGATGACCCTCGAAACTTAAATCCTGATATTTAATTAGAAAAATCATGAGTTTACTACCGGAGTCTCTCTTAATTGGTTGtcttattttataatatttaaaaaggAAAGAAGGAATAAGAGAATTAATTTGAAGAGATGGGGGGATGGGTGCAGGAGTATGGAGTGAAGGTGATGGTGTTTCACTCATTGTACCTGGTTGACATTGACGTTGAACAAATTGGAAGGGTTCTAAAGCTTGAGTCCCTCAGCAATGGCAAGATTTGGGAAGACGTAGACGTTTTGATCTTCAATACTTGGCTCTGGTGGTATCGCCGGGGCCCCAAGCAACCGTAAGCTTTTAaagtttttatttagtttttaccTTTTAATTATTTAAGAGGACCATTATATAAAtacttttccaaaaaaaaaaatatatatatatatatatatatttccatgaTTTTCATGTTCAAAAATTAAGATATATATAGCTTTGGTTGCAGGTGGGATTATGTGGAGAGCAATGGGAAGAGAGTGAAGGACATGGATCGCATGGAAGCATTTAGGGAAGGCTTGACAACTTGGGCCAAGTGGGTTGACTCAGATGTCAATCCCCAGAAGTCTAAGGTCTTCTTCCAAGGTGTCTCCCCTTTCCATTACAAGTAAGCCCCTCCCTCCCTATCTATAATTTTAGCTTCTTGCTTTAATTTTCTATCAAATTCGTTTGgattaaaaattttgtttttcaaaaactcgGTCATCCCACATTCGGGTCAAGTTCTAAATCCCCCCTAAAGAAATGGCATCCCACACATGGGTCGAGCCAAGGGCATCCAATGTTCGGGTCAAGCGAAAGCTTCCCATCTTTGAAATACTTCAAAGCGGGCAAGGGTTTGGTTCATTTCTATGTAGGATCTGTAAACAAAATGTCTATTGTTGACTTAGGATATACATCTCCAGTATCTAATGTTAATTAGAACTGAACTCTTGTTGCATCAAATAATGACTTTTGGGATTTTTATGCATGTTGTTCATCAGTGGGACGCAGTGGGGGGAGCCAGGAGTGACCAACTGCTCAGCAGAGACAGAACCCCTCAGTGGATCAATCTACCCAGCAGGCTTACCAAGCGCACAAAATGTGATCAAAGATGTTCTGAGCACTATCAAGAAACCAGTCTCTCTGTTGGACATCACAACCCTTTCCCAGCTAAGAAAAGATGGACACCCTAGCAAGTACAATGGCTTCCATGGCATGGACTGCACCCATTGGTGTCTTGCCGGTGTCACTGACACTTGGAACCTGCTACTCTACACTGCCCTAATTTTTTGACCATTGCTTGCTCCATACAGGAATTGATATGCAAATATTCAGCAAAATGGGAATAAATATGCCATTTAATttgaaacccaaaaggggagtttATTTGATTTGAAAGGCATAATAAAATGTCTATAGCATTCATACCTAttcatttcatttttcatttgtgAAATGTGATGATTTAGGGTCAACTCAACCAAAGGGCAAGTGCCCATTTCAATTCAAGGACATTACTTCATTACATGTTTGATTTGGTTGTACCTATGTCAATCTCTGATTCCTCATTCTAGTTGACTGTTCGTAAAGGGTTTTCTGAATTCGGAACATCAGATATCCACTTAGGAAAGCCGCCTATTTTTTCATAGAAGTGACATTTTCAATGATAAAATTTCTCAACCCATGatctcctaaaaaaaaaaaaaaaacggaacTAATTTCAAGATTTCTCAATTCTTATTGCAGGGGAGTAGCACCTCAGCAGTGGGGGGGGGCAATCATATCTTCCTGCCTTCAAGGGAATGGAACCTCCCCACATGATCACGCAATGCACAGGAAAACTTTAGCCCAAAGCAATGGTTTCTTCACAACTAAAGCATCAGCCACAAAATCCCAATCCCTCACAaacagaaacagcaacagaaccTAAAACTTCCTCTTCCTCTGATCTTTCTGTGTTTATATAATAACCACACACACTAGCTAACCAACTGCTAGTAAGGCTCAAACAATGCCTCGTTATACTAGTACTCTCTTCACCATCTCCTTCCTTCTACTCCTCTCTTCCTCCTTCATCTCAACCAAAGGGTCTTTCGAAGAAGAAGTCCCCGAAACCATACACACGTCTTCAAAGTGCTTGGAGCAGTCCACCCGCCTTCACTTCTACTTACATGACATCATAAGTGGTAAAAACCCAACGGCCGTAAGAATTGCCGGACCCCCAAACAGTACCTTCATCAACTTTGGGAACACCATGATGATTGATGATCCATTAACAGAAGGCCCCGAGACCACGTCAAAGCTGGTAGGAAAGGCTCAGGGACTCTATGCACTGGCTGCACGGGATGACTTTTCGCTGCTAGTGGTCATGAACTTTGCTTTCTTGGAAGGGAAGTACAATGGGAGCACCATCAGCATTCTGGGGAGGAATCCCATTGCTCATACTGTGAGGGAAATGCCGATCGTCGGCGGCAGTGGGGTTTTCCGGCTTGCCAGGGGCTCTGCTTTGGCTCACCCAGTCTGGGTTAGTGGTGGAGATGCCACTGTTGAGTACAATGTTTCTGTGCTGCACCCTGCAGAAACTTGTGACTTGAACCAAATATGACATCTTTCTTTTGCAGGACGACTGGAGTAAGCAGATTGGATGGATTGGTGTTAGGGTGATCTTAACATTATCATAGTTTGATATATGTATTTGTTTTTTCTGCTTGATTGCTGTATTTGAGACCTTCATATGAAGGAGGAAGAGTCTAGGATGAAGTGCAATAAAAGAAATGATTTATAAGTCATAACCTGCAGGATCTTTCTTTTTCGAAAGCCTTCTGTGACAAAGAATAGGAGTCTGACCAGTGAATGAATTGAAGTGCAAGAACAACGACAACCCAGATCTCCAAATCAAGATGAATCTGTATGGTTATAATGCCTAGTTTAAAACTGCAGAGAAACGTAAGCTGCAAACCGAGCAAGCGTGCCCTGAGAGACTTCAGCAGTTCAGCTATACCATAATAGCTTCATTTTTAATCATTCCATTCTCTGccaaaagataaagaaaatacaacaacaaaaccCTCCTTTTTATGGGCCACAGAACTACACGACCAACACAACTTTATAGTCTCTTTATTAGATCTTGTTCAAGTGTATACTAATGTAAATTTATAGACTCCAAATTCATGTTCCCATCCATAAATAAGCATGCTACAATCTTGAATTAATGAGACAAACATGAGTGTAAAACAGGTTTTAGTGACTAACCAAGGTACCCTTAGGAAATATTACTGCATTAGTCCATATAGTTACTCCAAATAAAAAATCTCTGTGCTTGGAAACTTGAAATTCaagtcttaaatttaaatttatgagaAGACAGATAAAAATCTAATACAAAATTGTATGAACTTTGCCTAAACCTACAGAAATTCAAATCCCATGTCTGAAATTTATAATCCTAAACTAGCGTGTGTATTTTTCTTGGGTCAAATCAAACTGACAAGATCTTAGGCATCTTCATGTCTATTCTGGTCATGAGGATAATTAGCAACAGGGTTATCAGAGTCCTATTACAGCAATAAGGGTATGTGAAAGCCCCATCGAATCCATGCTGTCACCGAGCTCTTATCTTGGTTGTTCCTGCTCCCTAGCTAGCCCCTTTCTTCCTCATATCCCCCCTATTCACCTTTCCATTAGAAATTCAAGTGCATACTGAGTATATGTACACCAAACACGTCACTATCATTCATTTGGGAATTCATGTCACTATCATTCTTTTGAGAATTCATGTAGCCGATCAAATGCTTGAGATTGAAAAACCAAATGGATACCCAATATATGTACAAAGAATTTCTTTCTTCCCAGCTCCCAAGTGAACGAGACTCATTCCAATCTGTTGGGGAACAACAAAGTACAGGCAGTGATTACATCCTCCCGCCTTACCAACTCCCTAGTAATCAATGAGACTCGTTCCAATCTGTCCCTGCACAAGTACAAGcaattattttcttcaaaacaagCATGGGGGGCGTGGGAGCTCTCGTTTCCCACAGCATCAGAGTGTTCCTCCTTTCACCATCCTATAAATAATCCTCACTTTCATCAATTACACCAGCACAAGCTGATCAAAACCATTCCCAAAATGGCCATTTACCTCACCTTCTCCCTCTTCTCCTTCTACCTCCTCTCGAACTTCCTCACCATAGCCACCAACTGGATTTTCTCAGAGCAAATCGCCAACGCAAAGGTCACAAATCGCATGGAAAAAATGACTCACCTCCATTTTTACTTCCATGACAGTATCAATGGGGAAAATGCAACCTCCGCAATAATTGCTGCACCAACAGACAAGAGGTTTGCTGGTGGTTTTGGAACAACCATGATCATGGATGATCCCTTGACAGAAGGTGCAGATCTCAGTTCGAGGCTCGTGGGAAGGTCTCAAGGAATGTATGCTCTGGCTTCCCAGCACGAGGTAGGGCTGCTCATGGTCACAAATTTTGCTTTCTTGGAGGGTAAGTACAATGGGAGTACTTTGAGCATTCTTGGACGGAATCTAGTCTCTGATACGGTGAGGGAAATGCCAATTGTGGGAGGCAGCGGGCTGTTCAGGTTTGCTCGTGGATATGTGTTGGCAAAGACATTCTCATTTTCTCAGAAGGCTGGTGTTGCTGTTGTTGAATACAATGTCTATGTAGTGCACTACTGAAAGTTTCTAGTACCTTGCATGGTTTGGTTTGTCTTTGTTTTCCTTTATGGTGATGGTCACCTATCTTTAGCTTTTCTTCTAGTCATGGCCATTGTTTGTTAGCTTCCCTTGGTGTTTCCTCTGGTCTGTGAAAGGAAGTATTGTGGAATGAAGAAGCTCTTTCTAACCAAAAGGAAATGGGAAAGCAGGAACATTTCATGCAGAGAAAAGATATTATTTCATTAGATTTTAATCATATTGAAGCCCTCACCCTAGTTGCGGAAATGGTGTAAAATTCGATTAGAAGAGAAGAAAACTGCAAATCAAAGTAAAGTAATTCATCGCATACCCAACTAAATCGAAACACAATACTACCAAGGCTCATATTGCTCCTATCTGAAAGGTTATAGTACCAAGTCACATCAGTGCTCcttgatctcccatcagacaatACAGTAAAACTTTTCAAGCCTTCTTAAGGTTGAATGAAAGGTTATACTTATTTTATGTGATAAATTCATGTAGAATTACTTTGAAACAATGTTTTAAAACGTGAAGGAGCTGAGGCATATAATCCTCAAGAATTGAGGTGGAAACCTTAAGACATATAAGCcctttgagaattttatttttagataaaaatatgtaaataaataatatatattttaagcataacaaaaaattaagaaaatcatgaATATAATGTAAAAACAATTAAGTATACTTTGCAAATTACTTCTTGGCCATTCAAAATTGCAAACTTAAATTTATGATGTAAACCATGACAAGAGCTAGCTA from Malania oleifera isolate guangnan ecotype guangnan chromosome 9, ASM2987363v1, whole genome shotgun sequence carries:
- the LOC131164701 gene encoding dirigent protein 22-like encodes the protein MPRYTSTLFTISFLLLLSSSFISTKGSFEEEVPETIHTSSKCLEQSTRLHFYLHDIISGKNPTAVRIAGPPNSTFINFGNTMMIDDPLTEGPETTSKLVGKAQGLYALAARDDFSLLVVMNFAFLEGKYNGSTISILGRNPIAHTVREMPIVGGSGVFRLARGSALAHPVWVSGGDATVEYNVSVLHPAETCDLNQI
- the LOC131164702 gene encoding dirigent protein 22-like yields the protein MAIYLTFSLFSFYLLSNFLTIATNWIFSEQIANAKVTNRMEKMTHLHFYFHDSINGENATSAIIAAPTDKRFAGGFGTTMIMDDPLTEGADLSSRLVGRSQGMYALASQHEVGLLMVTNFAFLEGKYNGSTLSILGRNLVSDTVREMPIVGGSGLFRFARGYVLAKTFSFSQKAGVAVVEYNVYVVHY
- the LOC131163577 gene encoding protein trichome birefringence-like 41 → MAFLACVARNDIGRILKAWTSSCSATDTLIGGPKACLLAVNCAIAENFSNLIVDEDAKVVIDEIHRKEGQIYWRIHCFVDDIKDFIDLSSVDCHFAPREAKQTADNPSVVSASSAYLKFKSHRIAASASPCRSKKSIMMGGLSGAIIQNSRFIVCFISLIVWGLCTTASSAKFSNGNNGRWRTEKGGNGCNVYEGTWVPDASYPLYNSSACPYIRMEFNCQKYGRPDHDYLHYRWQPLRCDLPRFDGIEFLERNRGKQLMFVGDSVSMNQWQSLLCMLHAAVPPNSNVTLHTNGSISTATFQEYGVKVMVFHSLYLVDIDVEQIGRVLKLESLSNGKIWEDVDVLIFNTWLWWYRRGPKQPWDYVESNGKRVKDMDRMEAFREGLTTWAKWVDSDVNPQKSKVFFQGVSPFHYNGTQWGEPGVTNCSAETEPLSGSIYPAGLPSAQNVIKDVLSTIKKPVSLLDITTLSQLRKDGHPSKYNGFHGMDCTHWCLAGVTDTWNLLLYTALIF